One segment of Strix uralensis isolate ZFMK-TIS-50842 chromosome 11, bStrUra1, whole genome shotgun sequence DNA contains the following:
- the RAB8B gene encoding ras-related protein Rab-8B isoform X2 → MQLGRLLFTRSKACREKYFPSNSLPEANKLKVKHIDSVMCLFSLPFFEGIDFKIRTIELDGKKIKLQIWDTAGQERFRTITTAYYRGAMGIMLVYDITNEKSFDNIKNWIRNIEEHASSDVERMILGNKCDMNEKRQVSKEKGEKLAIDYGIKFLETSAKSSINVEEAFFTLARDIMTKLNRKMNDNSSSGAEEFNAILLSPAETEEF, encoded by the exons ATGCAACTTGGTCGCTTGCTGTTCACAAGAAGCAAAGCCTGTAGGGAGAAGTATTTTCCAAGTAATTCTCTCCCAGAAGCCAACAAACTGAAGGTGAAGCATATTGATTCAGTCATGTGCctcttttcacttcctttttttgaAG GAATCGACTTTAAGATCAGAACAATAGAATTAGATGGAAAGAAAATCAAGCTACAAATATG GGATACCGCAGGCCAGGAGAGATTCCGCACAATCACAACAGCTTACTACAGAGGAGCCATG GGAATTATGCTGGTGTATGACATCACAAATGAAAAGTCTTTTGACAATATAAAAAACTGGATAAGAAACATAGAGGAG CATGCCTCTTCAGATGTAGAAAGAATGATCCTGGGTAACAAATGTGATATGAATGAAAAAAGACAAGtctcaaaagaaaaaggggagaag TTAGCAATTGATTATGGAATCAAATTTTTGGAGACAAGTGCAAAATCCAGCATAAATGTCGAAGAG GCATTTTTCACACTTGCACGGGACATTATGACAAAGCTCAACAGAAAAATG aatgacAACAGTTCATCAGGGGCAG AAGAATTTAATGCAATTTTGTTGTCCCCTGCTGAAACTGAAGAATTCTAA